Proteins encoded by one window of Cylindrospermum stagnale PCC 7417:
- the proB gene encoding glutamate 5-kinase, translating into MTKTIVVKIGTSSLTQPETGQLALSTIATLTETLCYLRSEGHRVILVSSGAVGVGCARLGLTERPKAIALKQAVAAVGQGRLMRVYDDLFSILQQPIAQVLLTRADLVQRSRYLNAYNTFQELLGLGVIPVVNENDTVAVEELKFGDNDTLSALVASLVEADWLFLLTDVDRLYSADPRSVPDARPIALVSSMKELAELQIQTGGQGSGWGTGGMVTKISAARIAIAAGVRTVITQGRFPRNIQKIIQGEPIGTHFEPQPEPTSARKRWIAYGLVPAGKLYLDEGALNAILQAGKSLLAAGIQTVEGEFDTQAAVQLCDRTGSEIARGLVNYSSEELQKIRGCHSRDISTILGYAGAETVVHRDNLVLT; encoded by the coding sequence ATGACTAAAACGATTGTTGTCAAAATTGGCACTTCTAGCCTTACCCAACCAGAAACGGGACAGTTAGCCCTTTCCACCATTGCCACTTTAACGGAAACTCTGTGCTACTTAAGAAGCGAAGGTCATCGCGTGATTTTGGTTTCTTCTGGCGCTGTCGGGGTGGGCTGTGCGCGGCTGGGCTTAACCGAACGTCCTAAAGCGATCGCACTCAAACAGGCAGTGGCAGCAGTCGGACAAGGCAGGCTAATGCGCGTTTACGATGATTTATTCAGCATCCTTCAACAACCGATAGCTCAAGTGTTGCTGACTCGCGCCGACTTAGTGCAACGCAGCCGCTATCTTAATGCTTATAACACCTTTCAGGAACTGTTGGGGCTAGGGGTGATACCCGTAGTCAACGAGAATGATACGGTGGCTGTGGAGGAATTAAAATTTGGCGATAATGACACCCTTTCAGCATTGGTTGCTAGCTTAGTAGAAGCAGATTGGCTATTTTTGCTCACCGACGTTGATCGATTGTATTCGGCTGATCCCCGTTCTGTACCAGATGCCCGTCCCATCGCTTTGGTAAGTAGTATGAAGGAGTTGGCAGAGTTACAGATCCAAACAGGTGGACAGGGTTCTGGGTGGGGTACAGGGGGGATGGTGACCAAAATTTCCGCAGCTAGAATTGCGATCGCCGCTGGAGTGCGAACTGTAATTACTCAAGGGCGTTTTCCCCGCAACATTCAGAAAATTATCCAAGGGGAACCGATAGGAACTCATTTTGAACCGCAACCAGAACCAACTTCAGCCCGAAAACGCTGGATAGCTTATGGTTTAGTGCCTGCGGGTAAATTATATTTAGATGAAGGTGCATTAAACGCCATTTTGCAAGCGGGAAAATCCTTGTTAGCTGCGGGAATTCAGACGGTAGAAGGGGAGTTTGATACCCAAGCAGCTGTGCAATTGTGCGATCGCACCGGTAGCGAAATTGCTAGAGGACTTGTGAACTACAGCAGCGAAGAACTGCAAAAAATCCGCGGATGTCATTCACGGGATATTTCCACAATTTTGGGTTATGCGGGTGCAGAAACTGTAGTTCACCGGGATAATTTGGTTTTGACTTAA
- a CDS encoding YqeG family HAD IIIA-type phosphatase: protein MTWNNLLQPDLILSGSVLTLTPNIIQQYGLKGLVLDVDETLVPISVGMASVELRQWVEQIRANTALCLVSNNLSEARIGGIARSLNLPYYLGAAKPSRRKIRAALRGMDIPKHQVGMVGDRLFTDVLAGNRLGMFTILVEPIIHPDTALRSHPIRNFEVWVSEILGASITSKHKKIHKD, encoded by the coding sequence ATGACCTGGAACAATCTTTTACAGCCTGACTTAATTTTGTCAGGTTCAGTGTTGACTCTGACACCAAATATTATCCAACAGTACGGGTTGAAAGGGTTGGTGTTGGATGTAGATGAAACTTTGGTACCGATTTCCGTCGGGATGGCTTCCGTTGAGCTACGACAGTGGGTAGAACAAATTCGCGCCAATACTGCACTCTGCTTGGTCAGCAACAACCTGAGTGAAGCCCGAATCGGTGGAATCGCCCGCTCTCTCAACCTACCTTATTACTTGGGTGCAGCCAAGCCTTCACGCCGCAAAATCAGAGCCGCACTCCGAGGGATGGATATACCTAAGCATCAAGTGGGTATGGTAGGCGATCGCTTATTTACCGATGTTTTAGCGGGTAATCGCCTGGGGATGTTTACCATTTTGGTGGAACCCATTATCCATCCCGATACCGCCCTCCGCTCTCATCCAATCCGCAACTTTGAAGTCTGGGTATCGGAAATATTGGGAGCCTCGATTACTTCTAAGCACAAAAAAATCCACAAAGACTGA
- a CDS encoding DUF3727 domain-containing protein: protein MFSSEFPEENDHAQAGSITLTDDKERSLECYIEHSLSVNGQEYVLLLPVDSPVEIFAWQGEGDDEEAILVEDDATIDEIFATAQAVLAEQNLIVKNTAYALTVAGELPPVEESELFTLEIEDEEEDLEPEQLQLLASFYHQEQEYAIYTPLDPLLFFARITKTGKPELLSPEEFRQVQPLLEEHLFNQVE from the coding sequence ATGTTTTCCTCTGAATTTCCCGAAGAAAATGATCACGCTCAGGCGGGTTCCATCACTCTGACAGATGACAAAGAGCGATCGCTCGAATGTTACATTGAGCATTCGCTCTCAGTCAATGGGCAAGAATATGTTTTGCTTCTTCCTGTTGACTCACCTGTTGAAATCTTTGCTTGGCAAGGTGAAGGCGATGATGAAGAAGCCATTCTCGTTGAAGATGATGCCACAATTGACGAAATTTTTGCCACTGCCCAAGCAGTTCTCGCTGAACAGAACCTGATAGTTAAGAATACCGCCTATGCTCTGACGGTAGCGGGTGAGTTACCCCCTGTCGAAGAGTCGGAACTCTTTACCTTAGAAATCGAAGACGAAGAGGAAGATTTAGAGCCAGAGCAACTACAGCTACTCGCTAGCTTTTATCATCAAGAGCAAGAGTACGCAATTTATACACCCCTCGATCCACTGCTGTTTTTTGCCCGGATCACCAAAACGGGTAAGCCTGAATTGCTCTCTCCAGAAGAGTTTCGTCAAGTTCAACCGCTATTAGAAGAGCATCTGTTTAATCAAGTTGAGTAA
- the ruvX gene encoding Holliday junction resolvase RuvX encodes MSYQPQPKSLISALGLDVGSKRIGVAGCDGTGLIATGITTIERRSLNQDVEQFQQIVRDRQVQVLVVGLPYSMDGSLGFQARYVQKFATRLAQALKLPVEYVDERLTSFQAEQLLIAENRSPSRNKGLIDRKAAALILQQWLDTRRAASSKSVADVQD; translated from the coding sequence GTGAGTTATCAGCCGCAACCAAAGTCTTTGATCTCGGCTTTGGGCTTGGACGTGGGTAGCAAGCGCATTGGCGTGGCAGGGTGCGATGGTACTGGATTGATTGCCACTGGCATCACCACAATCGAACGCAGGTCTCTTAACCAAGATGTGGAGCAGTTTCAACAAATAGTGCGCGATCGCCAAGTGCAAGTTCTAGTTGTTGGTCTACCATACTCAATGGATGGCTCCTTGGGCTTTCAGGCGCGTTATGTTCAGAAATTTGCCACCAGACTAGCTCAAGCTCTTAAACTGCCTGTAGAGTATGTGGATGAGCGATTAACTTCCTTTCAAGCAGAACAACTACTAATTGCTGAAAACCGCTCCCCGTCACGTAATAAAGGTTTAATTGACCGCAAAGCAGCTGCTTTGATTTTGCAACAATGGTTAGATACTCGGCGAGCTGCCTCTAGCAAATCAGTGGCAGATGTTCAGGATTGA
- a CDS encoding GNAT family N-acetyltransferase, translated as MTSLLPRNLSVVVRPVQYRDLDGIERLTQESFAARSDKGAFFAMHQMQWLRSWYGLLKCLSWFPNPLKYRFCSYVAEQGRMLLGMIQVSPFNRTRSTWRIDQVMLDRAADKQGIGSQLLRHCFESILEARTWVLEVNVNDMEALALYRQNGFQRLAEMTYWEIGPELLAELAQAEPDLPNLLPVSNADAQLLYQLDTASMPPLVRQVFDRNTRDFKTSLFGVLTDAVRQWMSKTEVVSGYVFEPQRKAAIGYFQVQLARKGEAPHVATLTVHPAYTWLYPELLSQLARIAQDFPQQGLQLASSDYQPEREEYLEQIGANRREHTLIMSRSVWHKLRESKFVSLEGIQWTEVLQGLQPARKPIPGGMSWVQQKQQPKLDRPVPNRPEPVPFSSPNFNIDAPLAPESADAQQEQQ; from the coding sequence AACTCAAGAGTCATTCGCAGCCCGCTCAGACAAGGGAGCTTTCTTTGCCATGCACCAAATGCAATGGCTGCGTAGCTGGTACGGGTTACTCAAATGTTTGAGTTGGTTCCCCAACCCGCTAAAGTATCGATTCTGTAGCTATGTAGCAGAGCAAGGGCGGATGCTTCTAGGAATGATTCAAGTGTCACCGTTTAACCGGACACGAAGCACTTGGCGGATTGATCAGGTGATGCTCGATCGTGCTGCTGATAAGCAAGGAATTGGCTCGCAACTTTTGCGCCATTGTTTTGAATCGATTTTGGAAGCACGCACTTGGGTACTGGAAGTTAATGTCAATGATATGGAGGCGCTGGCACTCTATCGCCAAAATGGATTTCAGCGGCTGGCAGAAATGACATACTGGGAAATTGGCCCAGAGTTGCTAGCTGAATTGGCACAAGCAGAGCCAGACTTACCCAACCTCCTACCAGTGAGTAACGCCGATGCCCAATTGCTATATCAATTAGATACGGCATCAATGCCGCCTTTGGTGCGTCAGGTGTTTGACCGCAACACGCGCGACTTTAAAACCAGTTTATTCGGCGTTTTAACAGATGCTGTCAGACAGTGGATGAGCAAAACCGAAGTAGTCAGTGGCTATGTGTTTGAACCCCAGCGCAAAGCAGCGATCGGCTATTTTCAGGTGCAACTGGCTCGCAAGGGTGAAGCTCCCCACGTAGCAACGCTGACGGTTCACCCAGCTTACACTTGGCTGTATCCAGAATTACTGTCCCAACTGGCTCGCATCGCCCAAGATTTTCCTCAGCAAGGGTTGCAATTAGCTTCTTCAGACTATCAACCAGAGCGAGAAGAGTATTTAGAGCAAATCGGGGCAAATCGCAGAGAACATACCTTGATCATGTCGCGCTCAGTTTGGCACAAGCTGAGGGAGTCTAAATTTGTCTCCTTAGAAGGAATTCAGTGGACTGAGGTGCTGCAAGGTCTGCAACCGGCAAGAAAACCTATCCCCGGTGGGATGTCATGGGTACAACAAAAGCAGCAGCCAAAGTTAGACAGACCAGTGCCAAACAGGCCAGAACCTGTTCCTTTTAGCAGCCCAAACTTTAACATAGACGCACCTCTGGCGCCTGAGTCAGCAGATGCACAGCAGGAGCAGCAATAG